The Pagrus major chromosome 17, Pma_NU_1.0 genome includes a region encoding these proteins:
- the nfkbid gene encoding NF-kappa-B inhibitor delta yields the protein MHFDRSPKEKPCCTLPTVKKLLEEKRRRETSSATPSCTTASTSPVPTTTVTQLSASEPFTCTGASSSYSDMAVSYEQWPPAPESTLSYYNSHPGSSYMPAYSLPMTSEYGTQQQQVFGDTMPQTYECPMPVADPSMASSWSLLGPGQTTQLSFASSMDATKLEEARMLLSGMDYTRATRQDEDGDTILHIYVAKGLRECAFVAAERLRDVGRLDAKEHKGKTALLVAVTANQPEIVQDLLSLGADINACDVKGQTALHLAAHYGLPVVLQAILSSRPAVNLEARNFEGMTPLHCAAISHSLTMKAFSSSVLVDVNLQNKAAEKLSCVQTLLNYGASLLSQEIKSNKTVLHLAVKEGNVDLVRYLFRIPLQNMKDFVNLKAHGHTALHMAAGLHGNPHQAEILRLLLSRGADPSIRNLENDQPAHLLQSGLQGEQLKLMLKKRSASSRRRNVSLQDQE from the exons ATGCACTTTGATAGAT cGCCGAAAGAGAAGCCGTGTTGCACTCTGCCCACAGTGAAGAAACTCttggaggagaagagaaggcGTGAGACGTCCTCTGCAACCCCCTCCTGCACTACGGCCAGCACGAGTCCTGTTCCTACAACTACTGTGACA CAGTTGTCTGCATCGGAACCATTTACCTGTACAG GTGCATCAAGCAGCTACTCAGACATGGCAGTGAGCTATGAACAGTGGCCTCCAGCACCAGAGTCTACACTCAGTTACTACAACAGCCATCCAGGATCCAGCTACATGCCGGCCTACAGCCTCCCGATGACATCTGAATAcggcacacagcagcagcaggtcttTGGAGATACAATGCCTCAGACTTAT GAGTGCCCTATGCCAGTCGCAGATCCCAGTATGGCTTCTTCTTGGTCACTTCTGGGTCCCGGTCAGACCACACAGCTGAGTTTTGCTTCATCGATGGATGCCACCAAGCTGGAAGAGGCCAGGATGCTGTTGAGCGGGATGGACTACACCAGAGCCACCAGGCAGGATGAAGACGGAGACAC CATCCTGCACATCTACGTTGCCAAGGGGCTCAGGGAGTGCGCCTTTGTTGCTGCAGAGAGGCTGCGGGATGTAGGCAGGCTTGATGCCAAAGAACACAAGGGAAAG ACTGCTTTACTGGTGGCGGTGACGGCAAACCAGCCAGAGATTGTGCAAGATCTGCTGTCATTGGGAGCAGACATCAACGCCTGTGATGTTAAAGGGCAAACTGCTCTGCATCTGGCTGCTCACTATGGCTTACCTGTCGTTCTGCAG GCAATTCTGTCTAGCAGGCCGGCTGTCAACCTGGAGGCGCGCAATTTTGAAG GTATGACTCCCCTCCACTGTGCGGCCATTTCTCACAGTCTCACCATGAAGGCTTTCTCCAGCAGTGTGCTGGTTGATGTTAATCTTCAGAACAAGGCTGCAGAGAAGCTCTCCTGTGTGCAGACGCTTCTCAATTACGGGGCGTCCCTGCTCAGCCAG GAAATCAAAAGTAACAAGACCGTGCTGCACTTGGCTGTAAAGGAGGGGAATGTTGATCTGGTGCGATATCTGTTCAGGATTCCCCTCCAAAACATGAAAGACTTTGTCAACTTGAAA GCTCACGGCCACACAGCTTTACACATGGCAGCTGGTCTCCATGGTAACCCCCACCAGGCGGAAATCCTGCGGCTGCTGCTGAGCCGGGGAGCTGATCCCAGCATCCGCAACCTGGAGAACGACCAGCCAGCTCACCTGCTGCAGAGCGGCCTCCAGGGAGAGCAG CTCAAGCTCATGCTGAAGAAACGGAGCGCTTCCTCTCGTCGACGTAACGTGTCCTTACAGGACCAGGAATGA
- the hcst gene encoding hematopoietic cell signal transducer, whose product MAHSNVFIIALLFLCNRATALTDSTVSCYRIEPGTMAGIVCADVLLTLIIVIVTYRCARVRRQKIDNANKVYMNVRANCKT is encoded by the exons ATGGCACACAGCAATGTTTTTATCATCGCCCTGTTGTTTCTTTGCA ACCGGGCTACGGCGCTCACAG ACAGCACTGTGTCTTGCTACAGGATTGAGCCGGGGACGATGGCAGGCATTGTCTGTGCAGATGTGCTGCTGACCCTCATCATTGTCATTGTCACCTACCGATGTGCCAGGGTCCGGCGTCAGAAGATAGACAATG CTAACAAAGTGTATATGAATGTCCGGGCCAACTGCAAGACCTAA
- the tyrobp gene encoding TYRO protein tyrosine kinase-binding protein has protein sequence MSDALCIVGSLFGSAEGQQDCGSCYVINIGSVIGIIASDIALTIFIAISVFCFATHHKRRRDAHDGRPSRNLPPSVSKKMATEVTESPYQELHGVQSDVYSELRHYRK, from the exons atgtcTGACGCCCTCTGTATTGTGGGTTCGTTGTTTG GATCTGCAGAAGGACAGCAAG ATTGTGGTTCCTGTTACGTAATAAACATTGGATCAGTAATAGGCATTATTGCCTCTGATATTGCCTTGACCATCTTCATCGCTATTTCTGTGTTCTGCTTTGCAACTCACCACAAGAGACGGAGGGACGCTCATGATG gtagGCCTAGTAGAAATCTACCACCATCAGTATCAAAGAAAATGGCAACAGAGGTCACAGAATCCCCCTATCAG GAGTTACACGGAGTCCAGTCAGATGTGTACAGTGAGCTTCGGCACTATAGGAAATGA
- the LOC141011876 gene encoding uncharacterized protein: MNSGHSWGPKSTMKLFACCLLLLFATAVVTTPIRARRENVLSFLNDALSTTTAKNIPAPVTAYKKPPSKPVKEPESEDVSEAKSTESFDTNGFKDPESYEIMIPQAVEKVKVPSQKKAGGNVEPMDMSSRLVQDQGSREHDGPPGEHRASREPTDPNSGEGVTVDGQLVHLSRDQVTDNANLSSNLKRKATPGGANGLKGMLAPGRNRELADQDSVEDNNQRPTPVDNRGDTDYDETREIISSETNPVAPAEHRPSSLSVPGRNRAS; encoded by the exons ATGAACAGTGGACACAGCTGGGGACCAAAGTCAACAATGAAGCT ctTCGCGTGTTGTCTCCTTCTTTTGTTTGCAACTGCGGTGGTAACGACCCCCATCAGAG CCcgaagagaaaatgtgttaagCTTCCTAAATG ATGCACTGAGCACAACGACTGCAAAGAACATACCTGCACCTGTGACAG CATACAAAAAGCCTCCGAGTAAACCCGTGAAAGAGCCAGAGTCTGAAG ATGTGTCAGAGGCAAAATCTACAGAGAGCTTTGACACCAATGGATTTAAAG ACCCAGAAAGCTATGAGATCATGATTCCTCAAGCTGTGGAGAAAGTAAAGGTACCATCACAGAAGAAAGCAGGAGGAAATGTGGAGCCGATGGACATGAGCAGCAGGTTGGTTCAGGACCAGGGGAGCAGAGAGCACGATGGGCCACCCGGGGAACACCGAGCGAGCAGAGAGCCGACTGATCCGAACAGCGGGGAGGGAGTGACGGTGGACGGTCAACTCGTCCATTTAAGCAGAGATCAAGTGACTGACAATGCCAATCTGAGCTCCAATCTCAAGAGAAAGGCAACACCAGGAGGAGCTAATGGATTAAAGGGTATGTTGGCTCCAGGCCGAAACAGAGAACTGGCGGATCAGGATAGTGTGGAGGACAACAACCAAAGACCTACTCCAGTGGAcaacagaggagacacagactACGATG AAACCAGAGAAATTATCAGCTCTGAAACTAATCCAGTCG CACCTGCAGAGCACAGGCCCAGTAGCTTGTCTGTTCCAGGCAGGAACAGAGCCTCCTGA
- the LOC141011874 gene encoding casein kinase II subunit alpha-like gives MSGPVPSRSRVYPDVNTQRPREYWDYESHVVEWGNQDDYQLVRKLGRGKYSEVFEAINITNNEKVVVKILKPVKKKKIKREIKILENLRGGPNIISLLDIVKDPVSRTPALVFEHVNNTDFKQLYQTLSDFDIRFYMYEILKALDYCHSMGIMHRDVKPHNVMIDHEHRKLRLIDWGLAEFYHPNQEYNVRVASRYFKGPELLVDYQMYDYSLDMWSLGCMLASMIFRKEPFFHGHDNYDQLVRIAKVLGTEDLYDYIDKYNIELDPRFNDILGRHSRKRWERFVHSENQHLVSTEALDFLDKLLRYDHQARLTAREAMDHPYFYPIVKDQGRGATPGGMAASSTPVSSSSMMAGITSMSSSQPLANIAGSPVISAPNTLATQVPAATGAQP, from the exons ATGTCTGGCCCTGTCCCAAGCCGCTCTCGAGTTTACCCcgatgtaaacacacagagacctCGGGAATATTGGGACTATGAGTCCCATGTTGTTGAATGGGG gaacCAGGATGACTATCAGCTAGTCAGAAAACTAGGCAGAGGCAAATATAGTGAAGTGTTTGAAGCCATAAACatcacaaacaatgaaaaagtgGTCGTCAAAATACTGAAG CCtgtcaagaaaaagaaaatcaagagagaaataaagatcCTGGAAAATCTGAGGGGTGGCCCAAATATCATCTCACTGTTAGATATCGTCAAGGATCCTGTG tcCCGAACCCCTGCTCTGGTCTTCGAACATGTGAACAACACAGACTTCAAG CAATTGTATCAAACCCTATCTGACTTTGACATACGGTTCTACATGTACGAAATCTTAAAG GCTCTGGATTATTGCCACAGTATGGGCATTATGCACAGAGATGTCAAGCCACACAACGTAATGATCGATCATGAACACAGAAAG CTCCGCCTAATCGATTGGGGTTTGGCAGAATTCTACCACCCAAACCAGGAATACAACGTGAGAGTGGCATCCAGGTACTTCAAAGGACCTGAACTGCTGGTAGACTACCAG ATGTATGACTACAGCTTGGACATGTGGAGTTTGGGTTGCATGCTCGCCAGCATGATCTTCAGAAAGGAACCGTTCTTTCATGGTCATGACAACTACGATCAG CTTGTGCGAATTGCAAAAGTACTGGGCACCGAGGACCTGTACGACTACATTGACAAGTACAACATTGAGTTGGATCCACGGTTCAATGACATTCTCGGAAG ACACTCCCGCAAAAGGTGGGAGAGGTTTGTGCACAGCGAGAACCAGCACCTGGTCAGCACAGAGGCGCTAGACTTCCTGGACAAACTGCTGCGCTACGACCATCAAGCTCGCCTCACGGCCAGAGAGGCCATGGATCATCCCTACTTCT ATCCCATCGTTAAAGATCAGGGAAGAGGGGCCACTCCTGGAGGGATGGCTGCCAGCTCCACGCCAGTCAGCTCCTCAAGTATGATGGCCG GCATCACCTCAATGTCCTCCTCGCAGCCACTGGCTAACATTGCTGGATCACCCGTCATCTCTGCTCCCAACACTCTGGCCACACAAGTCCCTGCAGCCACCGGGGCTCAACCCTGA